agtatactgaatccattatTCCAAAGGaactgatctgatctttaatggtgcaagtattcttttgcattctacattagcattgtcgaatgccaaggactcagttaatacttttcttaattctttatctgacacagcttttgttatagctgtgttaggcctttgtaaaaaaaaaatcagtgaagggtttgtgtggtccctgaaatatctttgtgtatacctcagttgcttttccaggttctggaattttttcccaagcatttagagccgctgtacggcatagggatattgtatacACATCATAAGTGgtttgtacattcctgtcagcaaaacatccctcaccaagtatttgatcttgggagatctcaaaacctctgagtttaccttgttgttctaaatttcttgcctcttctctcaaccagcttttccactgttactgctggctatattctagaacagctgaaattaactgatgtcAGTCATCTgaaatgattctatgtgaggtagaccacgaatttaacatctgttttacatatgtggagtgtatcccatatgtaactactgcttcctttatatttttaaagtcccttgttgaaataggttgtaatgtatatgttgtatatggctcggggtgtgtgtcgtctgctggcttctcatggatgataacaggataagccatcgtatgagagccatttggagatgttacaacctgtatggtcttgcccttctgcttattaggtcccttgtcatgtttattgagagtttcctctagggcttgtaaacgagcacttagggtctgttccagggagtaaacctcctctcttgtaagggattccagatttttcatggattcatggaagtttttatgttcttctgaaacacatgattccatggaccttatcttatcaagtaatgataatttttcttccttatatattgtctgagtagctacaacttcagtctgaagagttagtgttctatccattaaatactcacatttattatcaataaaagcaattttgggtacaagcttgttttgtaaattctggttagcagattccagagagagaatatttttatttaagtcctggccagcagattccagagaaagaatctttttctgtaagccttcattgctaacttttaaagcctgtaaatcctggttagcagattccagaaggagaatctttttctgtaagtcctggtcagTAGATTCCATAGatagaatctttttctgtaagccttcattgctatcttttaaagcctgtatcagtctcaataatgactcatctttgttcttattattaaaccagtgtttgaacactgtgtgaattattacaatgaatgtcaaaatggtacaggccagatatgtcttagggaggtcgtatatttgcaggaaaatgtcattcatcatacaggcaaaaaaggtttttaaattcttgtgaggtaatgttgtcagccacattacaagaattactcaaaatttgttagtcagttttaaggtgtaaaattatcaagtacttttacttgataGAAGCTTATCTTTCCGTggtttggggggtgcagtagcacttttcagccagcaggaggcattggtatagctccaaagcaaggcctgctggccaccttggctggcggcagctgaaggcaggagccaagatggggGGACCCAGCACTCGgagaggagtgggaacgcctcactcacagtgggttttcgctggtctaggggctaagctagggaactgagaccagactagctgcttcctttttcgggaatggaaccgtgtaggcgtcccctggttaaatggaactttgcaggcgggtttaggtacccaccagccatggaggaggctgagggagggagccgactaggccacgttgggcaccagatattggtgaaattattaaggctactccacgtagttaaaagggaggtttattttgtggggtaacttacaaatgaacgggtaggttgcagggtctggcaaaggtatagcacagtggtgttctctagagaactctgctcagtctacctccagtgtccagggtcccggaaccaagagagcgacctcctcccgatccttggtcttccgcttcctcctccaccctgccttgtgggcgtgaccattaccgaagcctcaatgggggttggaacttctaggccaatgctgggatggctatccactacatcgctttttttttttttttttagtttgttattGATGAACTCAGACAATAGGGGATCATAATCATGCtggttgtgtgttttgttttcttttttgtcttgttaAATCTCATACAATctggagtcatctggaaagagaaaacatcAATTGAAGAATTCcctccatcatattggcctgtaGAAAGTATGTGCGGCATTATCTGGATTGGTGATTGAGTAGGAGGCCCAGCACTGCAGGCAGTGCCCCAGGCCCCAAGGCAGGAGGACCTGGGTgagataaaaagcaaacaaacaaaacacgaGAACTAAGCCAGTAAGTGGCATCCCTTTGTGGACTCTGCatcaattattttttcatttttttaaattttctccaaTCCCTAGGAATGAGTTGTAGTTATTTCTCCCCTATAACTTTTGTGTTCACCTGCCTATTTTTGAGATTactttttttgttattaagaaattttctattcattttacatactaccAACAgagtcccctctcctccctcctcctgctccctccagccttcttccccacacactccccattcccacctcctccaaggcaaggcctcccatggggagtcactCTGCTTCAATTCTTGCCTCCTGGCTCTAGACTTGATTTCCTGAGCTGACCTTCCTCAGTGTTGGACTATAAACTGAGAGTTGAGAgatcaaataaactcttttctgcctaaattgcttttgatcaCTATGCTTTACCATAGCCATACAAAGGGAAATAGTGAtacattatatttgtgtgtgagagagacaaaACAGACTTCCCTTAAAGAAACACTCAATTTGGTCAATGATGCATATAAACCAGACTGTGAGAAAATATGAGGTGTGGTCAACACAGTCCACTCAGATCGGACAGGGAATTCGGCCTGATTGGTCCCAGACATAAAGAGAGGAGGTGAAAGTAAATGCAGTTGGAGGAATCTCAGAGGGTAAAGTGATAAAGGTAAAAAGTCACATTATGGGGATACTAAATAGAATTTGATTGGCAGCTTGCTGGGAATATAGAGAACTGAAGATTGCATTTGATGTCTTACAGAGCCCATCCGTTAGTTGTAATTGCTGCACTGGGACTCAGACATCTCCAAGGCCATCCTTGCCAAACAATTTTTCTCTGTTGCTACTGAGGAGTCTTTGACAATTTCCCCAGGGCATGTGCGATGCACTAAGCTAAGAGGAGGTTTGACAATACTCCAGCTTCTTCCTTGTTTCTCTGGTAAGGGAGGCAACAGAGTACATTGGGAAGACGCTGCCATCCCTTAGGTTATGAGCACCAGTGAGAAAACTCTTTCCCGGAAGGGGAGTCATGAATAATcatgaaaaataagtaagttcTCCAGACAAGAGCTCTCATCCAAGGCCAGCATCCTACAAACTATATCAATTCTCCAAGGAACATCTCTAGATGCAGATGAATCACACATCACTTTGAAACCAAGAAAATTGAAGATGGTAATGCAATGCTTTCTGTTCCTGGAGCTCTGAGTGAGTACTAACTGGTTGAGTTACACCAGCCTCACAATTTAAAGCCAGAATCAAGAAATATTCCATTCTATAATAAACACAAGATTTCACTCTGCTGATTGGGGATAgagaaatgttaatttaaaacatGAACATTCAATTACTAGTCATCTTTCTCTAAGGCCCATTCACCTCCTCACTAGTTTGATTACTCACAACATGTAAAAAAAATAGGCTTAAAATTATCAGGTAGAGAATTAGGGGATGTGGTCAACAGCAATTGAAGTGAAATCAAGGAAGACTTGTTGGAAGATTAGAGAAAACAGGTAGTAGATCTTAGGTAGTGTTGACATTTTGTATCAGAAGTCACTGTTAAAACAATCAACTCAATGGAGTCATTGTCTACAAAACTGTCTGAATCCAAACCTTGGTGAGCTGGTATTATACGAGAAACTTTGTAGTTACATTTCAGATGTTTAAGATAAAAAAGATCACCCTAAAAATTCTGGAATTGGAAGAGATGCTGTGTAATTCTTAGTGTGGAGGGACTATGGTCCAGACCAGAAAAATAACAGTTTGTAGAAGAGTACATGgtaatggtgggggtgggggttagtaGGACACTTTGGTGACTAGAAAGGTTTGAAAGTAAGTTAATTTCTCAAACAGGAACAAAagagtcatacatgcaggcataacagGTGGAAGAGCAGACAGATCAAAAGTTAAGAATACAGGGTTGAACAATACAAGTGTGGGAAGAAATGTGTGATAGAAATTCATTCTGTTGTATTCTGAAAATGTCATGCAATTAGTTGACTGCAAGTTGGTCATTCTGGTTCAGCCTATAATGTCAACACTTGAAAGGAAAAGGCAGGAGAATATGAGGTCAAGATCTGTCTAGACTATACACTGAGTCCCTCTCTATTAAAAGTAGGCTACCGTGAAGGATGTAACATGAACACTGATTCTGATAGCTGATCATAAATGTTATTTATAGAGCTCATGCATAGGCACACAGATGTGTGCAAATGCTCAGACATAAACACATACTTTTACACAGATGAAATGAAAGCATTAATAATTAGGACCTTTTCCATTGGCtaacatcatttcatttttttactagataaaatatgtatacaatataaatattaattgttAAAGTGTTACTCTACTTGGATATGGGATCCAGTAAAATTTGAAGGTCATTGTTTTCCTCTATGTGTGGAGGGTAGTTACTTAGAAAAGACCTATGTCCACATGTGAGTACCCTACCAAGTCTGCCCCATCTTCACCCACATGTACTGGGCTCACACAGGAAGCTCACTGCTGCCCAGTCCCTGAGCCAGTGTGACAAAGGTCAAAATCAGCCTGAGTTATGAGATACGTGACTAGAAATTATGTGTGGCATATGCCAGAGGCCCATCATAGGATTCAGGTGAAGAGTAGTTTACATGTGTTCTTAAAAGATGCAAAAGGCTCCTGAGGGACGTTCTCTTCATGATTTCAGAACGTGTGTATAATCAAGAAGACCCCAGTTACCAgagtcaagaaaaaaatgaagaaaaattctgTGAGTACTGATAAGGTGTTATAAGTGTAGGAACTGGTACCTGAGTAACAGATACTTGAGCAGTGTGCAGACAAGGGAAACTGTGAACTGATGGCAACAGTCTCAAGATCAATGTGGTACTTCAGGTAAACATAGGTATTGTAGTTGGGCAGGTCAGCCTGACCTCTGCAGGACTCTGAAGATTAGAAAGCAGTACAAATTCCCTAAGGTGGATCACATATGCAGCCAATTGTGTCAAGATCTTGCTTGTATAGAAAAAAGGCAATGGAGAATGGGATGGTAAAGTCTTCACCTTTGGCTCTCCCTAGCGTTGGGAACCTCACCTTGTACACTAGATTTCCAACTAAAAGAACAGCACTCAAGGAGTAGGATATTGTCACAGGCCACTTTTTACACAATACTGGTATTGCTGCAAGAAATCATGTTCTCCTAAGGAGCCACTAATGAGCTATAAGAGAGTATTTTAAGGTCAAGGACCTAGAGAGGACGTTCATGTACCAGTCCTTATTCTAGGCACCAAAAGTAAAAGGCTGAATGACATAAGTCAACTTATGGATCTAATTTCAGACATGGTGAGCACACTGAATTACATTTTTCCAGAACTGGTTGCATGAAGTAGAGTGAAAATAAGTGAAGGATTTTAGGCAGGACAAAATAGAAATGATAGATGGAGGAGTCAGAAATGTAATTACCCATAAATATGTCAGGAACAACTGAAGGACATAGTGGGGAGACATAAAAGGCTGAGGAAATGCACACGGGTTTTATCCAACAAGCCCTGGGTTAAGAAGGTGTACAGGTGCACCTGCTTCTAACCAAAGCAATCAcagctctgtgtttatttttttaatccatgcTCAGCTTGCATTTCATAAAAATCCATAGTTAAGTCACCACTGATGGTTTTTATTTACCATTGGTCAATAAATCCaggtcattttcattttctatgtctTCAATACATGACTAAAAGCTTTCAATTTAAtcacttccatctgttattttACAGCTGAAAATTTGTAGTGAAAGTCAATTCTGGCTTATGTATGTGGAAGCCACTTAATGGTCTACAGCGTCTTCTTTAGTTATGTTGAGATCATTTGGGATTCTAGCATCTTTCACATAACCAATCTGATTGTACACTGCAAGTATGTTAAGCTGTCTACACATCATTAGAAACATCATTGATGGGATGTAGACTATTACAATTCTTGTGTTACTAACTGAGAAGCAATATGAAAGTGTTAATTCTTTCCTATTTCAAGGAAACAAATATTCCTGGGATTTTTATGGTACCAGGCATGGTGCCATAAGTGGAATGTACCCATTAATAAGTTCCACCAAGCAATGAACTAGGAAATGAGTGAATAATTGAAAAGACCCCAACACATGACATTTGAAGCCTAGCTGTGTAGGTCTGTCTAGACCGCCGGTAGAAATACATGCTgccatattttctcatttcagaaTGTTTCACAGCACttaatcctcatcaaaatctTGTGAAATATACAAGATTTATACTTATGTGAAGCAACCCTCCAGAACAGGTGATAAAGTCCACATGTAGGGGTGTGCCTGTAGCCTTCATAAACAGCTGTACTCAACTGTCATTGACATTCAAAACCATCTTTGGTGTCCTGGTTACCCATGTGTATATTCACCCTTTGTTTCACAATTCacattttgttcatatttctcACAGAGGCTTCAAGCATGGCAGTCAAATATCTAGCTAGGACATTGGAGATAACTCCCAGAATAGTAGGCTCAGTGAAAAGAATAATGTGTTAATTTGCCAAAGTGCTTGTATGGAGCTTTCTTATATCCTATTCAGATTTTTTAAACTATGATGAACCTCCACTTATAAGGGAAAGTTACTTTTATCCACACCTTGCTAATACAGTTTATTAAAGTGCATTCATGGTTAACTCTCCAAATTGCTACAAGACACCGATTTTAGTGacattgggagggagaggcaaatgTTTCACTCAAGTTATTTAATATCTACTACATGCCATAAGTGAAATTAGAATTAATTTAATGCCTCTTATATACTGTAAGGTAAGGCATTCcctttttttctgtgttcctAAGTGCCTAGAAGCATCTCAGATTGCAAAAGGACAAAGAGTAAAATAATTTAGTGAGTTCATTATAAGCATCATTGGTGGGGCTGAGACAGTTAAAATCCTTGTGCTACTAACTGAAAACCAGTCTGAAATTACAGATAGAAACCATACAAAGAAATTTTGGCTTGAGAGGAGAAGACAGCTCTTCCTGGGAAGTTCAGAGATGGTTTTATCAGTGGGATGAAAGTGGACACATGGCAataggcatggtgatacatggaAAGCACATATTTGTCACAAGCCCTTTTGTTTCCCTACAGAGACAGATGTGTACTCTTCTCAGTTCTTCTGACAGACACCTGCTGACTTGAGTGAGTCATCTGTGAGAACCACATGGATGATGTACACTCAGCAAAGGAAAGCAGATAAGCACTGGGGGAGCAGATTTGTGGTCTTAGCCTGGTTAATTCTGGATCTTCGGGTATTTGCAGAATTCTGCCTCATAAACCATAATGAGGAAGAAATGTGAACAGCACTAATGCTATCTTTTTGTTACGTTCAtgttatctttgtttttattttagttttcttagaTACTGTGGTTGAATTTAGGATCTTACACAGGCTAGAAAATGTCTTTATTGGTCATCTTTATCAGGCACCCTACATTAAATATCAACAACATTTTCATTCTATACACTGTACTTTCAACATATTCACACCTTCCCTAAACCTCCCATATCTACCTTCTCTACCTTCCATCCAACTTtgagacttctttttctttttttttttcctttccccatcCAGTCCAGTTTGTGTTGTTCATCTAGTCTTGAGAGACGGGTCTGCCCTGGTGTGTGGTCAACCTATTAGGGGGCCACACTATTAAATAATACTCATTCTCCCGCTGATTCTTGCttccagcagctatcaaatgccaacattatatttttataatgcaGTTTCCACGTGACTGCATTTGGATCTGCATTTCAGTGCTGTCAGGGAGCAATATAGAATTTCTACCTTTAGATAAAGAAGCCTCGGACCCAAAGGACTGAGTTATCTGGAAAAATCCAGACAGCTAGATTGGAGTTCTAACAAGGGCCACAACACCTTGAACCAGAGCTTTCCTATCTGAAGAACAGAATAGAAAGAAGACTGAACTGATGGGATGGAATAGCAAATTAGAAGATGGCAAGCATGATTTCTGAGTATTTGTAGAATACTAGGAGTAGTGTTTTAACCCATACTCCTTATAGGAAATAATGAGTTGAGTTTTAGTATTTGTGCTTCTGAAAGGCCATGGGAAACTACAACTCTACTTCACCAGAGAGTTTCATTTTGGTGGGTTTCTCAGATTGGCCTCAGTTACAAGTCTTCCTTTTTGTCACTATTTTGATTTTCTACTCCCTGACTATCTTTGGCAACACAATCATCATTGCTCTTGCAAGACTGGACCTTCGACTACAcactcccatgtacttcttcctgtcACACCTCTCCTTCCTGGACCTCTGCTACACCACCAGCACTGTGCCCCAGCTCCTGATCAACCTTCATGGACTTGACAGGACCATCAGCTATGGAGGTTGTGTGTCCCAGCTGTACATATTTCTTGCTCTAGCCTCCACAGAATGTTTGATATTGGTGGCGATGGCCTTTGACCGCTATGCTGCTGTGTGTAACCCACTCCACTACACCACCATCATGCACCCCCTTCTCTGCAGGGCATTGGCCCTCTCCTCCTGGATAGGAGGCCTTGTGAACTCTCTGATTCAGACAGGACTTGTGATGGCCATGCGACTCTGTGGCCATCAAATCAATCACTTCTTCTGTGAAATGCCCATATTCCTGAAGTTGGCCTGCGAGGACACAGAAGGAACAGAAGCTAAGATGTTTGTGGCTCGAACAATTGTCTTAGTGTGCCCTGCAGTTCTGATTCTAGGCTCCTATGTTCACATTGCTCGGGCTGTACTAAAAGTCAAGTCAATGGCTGGACGCAGAAAGGCTTTTGGGACTTGTGGGTCCCACCTCATGGTGGTGTCTCTCTTTTATGGCTCAGGTATTTATACATATCTTCAACCAGTCCACAGATATTCTGAAAGCAAGGGAAAGTTTGTTGCCCTGTTTTATACTATTGTTACCCCGATGTTCAATCCTTTGATCTACACCCTGAGGAACAAAGATGTGAAGGGGGCTCTGCTGAAGGTGCTAGGGAGAAGTACAGACTCAGGGTAAGAGGTGAGGAGAAAAGCTCATAAAATTTCTGTGGTAGCTCTCATATCTAGAATCCCATCTTGATCATTGGTCACATCAAACAGCCCAGTAGTTCTCAGGATTTTAAACCTTCCTTTTGAGTACATTATAAGAGGCTATCTCTTGAGATGCTTTTAGGTCAGTATCCAGGGTCTTCATGCAAAACAGGGTAAGGTGTTATTTATATCACAATTTTCCACAATAATTACTACTGGAAAGTAGTAATGGGCTATAGTTATATGGGGCAGTGATGGTCGATATAATTCAATGTGACATTACTTTTCATCAAGTCAGTTATTCCCAACACAGATGGCACTGTGCCTAAACATATGTCATTAGTTTACCATCTATTTTTTAAGTAATTGTGGCCCTGGTCACACCCTCCCAAcatctttttttaactttctttttatttgttctttgtgtctttcacatcatgcatcatGATCCTATTCATTTCTTATCCCTgtgtatccaccctctgccctttcaGTGCCCAcccaataaaatttaagagaaaaaagaatagaaaaaaaaaaaagaaacctcatcatggaagctgtagtgtgacacagtgagtcacacattAAGCCCTTTATCCATAtacctttacttgcaagtgttcattgcaaagagtcattggtctggttcacagcctctggtttctgctacactatcgattctgggccctcactgggactcctcttggttatcctgagATTGCCCaatgttgtggaaatcctgcagctttgggtctgtaggaCTGGTCCCTTCACGTGCTTCAGAAGATCACAGATGGAGTGGAAattggggtgggccaacccatAACCCTGATTCTGGGTCTGGGTAGTTACAGGGTCAGTCAGCCTGCCAtatctcccttgtcctcaccaccagagtGAGCTCTCCTGCAGTGCCCTGGTGAGTTtaccccttgcagcaatgagcaaggggcagggccagttctgcttTCAAGTCTTCAGGTTTGGATCTCCCACACCTGGACcatcaggaccagctctactTTGTTACCCAGGCATGGCATAGGTACAACTCTCCTGAGGACTGCAGCAGATAAGGGGCAGGGCCCCTCTATcagtcttatgacctcagggccagctctcccacctatCTCTGTTGGGAGGGGGCGGGGCACACAGACAGCTCCCTCTGCCCATGGGGCCATATGACAGGGAAGTAAAGGGGACAGCTCTCCATGCTAACAACTACCAACAGGATTGTCTCTACTATGCTGGCCAagcaaggagcagggcctgctctcccaagtgttgcagctggtggtgggcaagggcagctctcccactctctggACCTCAGGACCAGTTCCCcaacctgcctcaggcattgttGGGTGTGAGGGAATACATCCCTCCCACTGCCGATGCTGCCACATGATAGATGCCCTCCCAACATCTTAAGGCCTGTTTCTAACTTTCCTGACATTCACTACCTTTCAAGCTTTCTCATGGTTTCTTCCTGTTCCTGAGAAAATAAGGAGATCATGTTCTGAGATACTTCACTCAGTATAGCTTTAGATCTTATGTGAGTATCCTCCTGAATAAATTTTAACAGTCTTATTCCAATATCACAAATAGATTGAAGGCACTAATATAAAAAAGGgaagaagctgggcggtgatggcgcatgcctttaatcccagcacttgggaggcagagccaggcggatctctgtaagttcgaggccagcctgggctaccaagtgagctccaggaaaaggcgcaaagctacacagggaaaccctgtcttggaaaaaaaaaggaagaatattaaattTTCAGAAGATTTTATGGGGGATTGTGTTATGACTTTTATCTTGAAGATCATTTTTGATTTTAGATAATCTAACTAACACATAGTAATTGTGAATGTCAATGAGGAGGATGTGATTTGCTGAGACTACCTGTTGGTTCTTCTGTGGGTTCTTTATCTGACTAGAGTATCCAAATTCACAGAAAGCTGATTTTGAAGAGAAAAGCATGTAAGTTGTATGAGTTTATGTATACATGAAGAGCTTCACAGGAGAGTAACTTTCCAAGAAAAATACTGAAACAAGTTGGTTTTATACTTTTcaggaaaagaacaaataaatttgTAAAGGGCTAGGAAACAAATGGATCTCTAACAAAGTAGTAAATTCTAGAGATTTCACTGAGAGACATGCCTGTAGGTAGTAAAACAAACTTAAGGTGAATGTTACTTTCATTGGTTCATTTATTCAGGTTCATTACAACCCTACATTACTAGTCTTTGTGACTAAGTCAAATCATCATTATAGCTTCCTACTTGTAGGAAAAGGCAGACTACATAGGCATGCCTAAAGTTACATTTTCTCATATGATTTCAGCTTCAGGTAATCTATATTCCAataatgtttctgttttattttatattttgaggtaGCTTAATCAAGACCTTCAGTAGCTTTAGAGTGTGGTATGAGAGACAGATACAAAGTGCAATGACCACTTTGGCTAATTGGCATGTATGTCACCTCAAACATTTATTATTCTTTGTTCTGAAAACAATCATAGTCATCTCAACTAGCTGTTTTGAAATGTACAATTAAATACTGTCAACCATTGTTGTCCAATGTACTGtaaaattttatgaattattGTTCATATCAGGAGAGGTGAACCCACCAGCAATTTCCTGCATGTTGTTAGTCATTTGGGTAATTATTAAGAGCTTATAAAGTCCCATTACAAATGGGCTATCCATGAGACATTTGGATAAGGGACTAGAGTGAGAAGTCATACTAGGCATGTAGCTACCATATCCAATAGGAATGGAGATGGGTTACAATGCATGACCAGCAACATTCCATACTACAGAGTCTAGTCACTTGGAGTTGTAAGA
Above is a window of Onychomys torridus chromosome 8, mOncTor1.1, whole genome shotgun sequence DNA encoding:
- the LOC118589909 gene encoding olfactory receptor 10-like, which gives rise to MGNYNSTSPESFILVGFSDWPQLQVFLFVTILIFYSLTIFGNTIIIALARLDLRLHTPMYFFLSHLSFLDLCYTTSTVPQLLINLHGLDRTISYGGCVSQLYIFLALASTECLILVAMAFDRYAAVCNPLHYTTIMHPLLCRALALSSWIGGLVNSLIQTGLVMAMRLCGHQINHFFCEMPIFLKLACEDTEGTEAKMFVARTIVLVCPAVLILGSYVHIARAVLKVKSMAGRRKAFGTCGSHLMVVSLFYGSGIYTYLQPVHRYSESKGKFVALFYTIVTPMFNPLIYTLRNKDVKGALLKVLGRSTDSG